In Actinomycetes bacterium, one DNA window encodes the following:
- a CDS encoding SpoIIE family protein phosphatase: MLFYTDGVVEGRNLAGDPFGEDRLADLLVRETLAGQPAAETMRRLAHAILAHQGAKPRDDATMVSLEWPGPPP, translated from the coding sequence GTGCTGTTCTACACCGACGGGGTCGTCGAGGGCCGCAACCTCGCCGGTGATCCGTTCGGAGAGGACCGCCTGGCCGACCTGCTGGTGCGCGAGACCCTGGCCGGCCAGCCTGCAGCCGAGACGATGCGCCGACTCGCCCACGCCATCCTGGCCCACCAAGGCGCAAAGCCACGTGACGACGCCACCATGGTCTCCCTCGAATGGCCAGGACCGCCACCCTGA